The Pontiella desulfatans sequence CCGCGGCTATGTGCTCACCCTCCAGGCCCGCGAGCAGCACATCCGACGCGAAAAGGCCACCTCCAACATTTGCTCCAACGTCCAGCTCTGCGCGCTGCGCGCCATCATCTATCTCTCGCTCGTCGGCCGCGAAGGCTTCCTCGAAGTCGGCCGCGAGTGCATGGACCGCGCCTCATACGCCTACCACAAGCTCACCGCCATCAAAGGCGTCGAACCCGCCTTCAACCGCCGCTTCTTCAACGAATTCGCCGTGCGCCTGCCCAAGGACGCCTCCGAAGTCGTCAGCGCCCTCGTCGACCAGGGCATCGCCGCCGGCTTCCCCGTCGGGCGGTATTACAAAGGGATGGAAAACGTCCTGCTGCTCGCCTTCACCGAAAAGCGCACCAAAGAGGAGATCGACATCCTCGTCGCCAAACTCGAAAGCGCCCTATCGTAGACGAAGCTTCCAGCTTCGTTGCGGTTGAACGGGAATTCATGGCCACGAAAAAGCACAAGAGGCACGAAGACGAGGAATTGAACTGTGGAGGGCGAGGCTCTGTCCGAGCCGCGGGCAACCGGGAACGGTTTTGAGGAAAGCGTAGAAGCGACGCCCTCGTCGCTTGCCGCACGCAAGGAACGCGACGAGGGCGTCGCGTCTACAGTTGGGTGGGAATGGATTTGGTATGAGGGAAGGAGCAATGGAGGGCGACGCTTCGGCGGAGCCATCAGGTCATGAAAGGGCACGGCGTCCGAAAGGATTGGGAAAATGAACAAACCTGCAACAAAAGAGATTTCAGTGCATTCATTGGCAGAGTTCGTGAAGCATGTATGCGATGTCGAATCAGACTGGAATGGCAATGATTGGAAAATCTGTTGGTTTCGGGGTTGTGGGACAAACCATAGCTTGTTGCCTAGCCAATATCGGCCGGGATACAAAAATGATGTTCATGATGAAGAATCAACTTTTCTGGAGTTTAAGCAACAGGCTAGGGGATTTCTGGATAGAGAGCTGAATGACTGGGAAATGTATTTTCTAATGCAGCATTATGGCGTTCCAACACGGTTGCTGGATTGGACAAGTAATTGCTTGGTTGCCCTCTTTTTCGCTCTCTTGACCAATGAAAAGGATGGTGATCCTTGTGTGTGGATGTTAAATCCATTTCTTTTCAATCATCATAATGCGCCTATCCAAGAACCTTATATTATGGTTCCACCAAATTCAGTGAATGAAAGGTATTCCGAGAAAGGGCAAAGGCAATCCCTACATTGGATAAACCATCTACATCCTTTGAGGTTTAATCAAAAACAAGATTCCAATGGAAAAGACAGAAATATAGAGCGTCCTATTGCGATCAGTCCACCTTTGTTGGATCGTCGAGTTGTTGCTCAAAGCTCGTTCTTTACACTGCATGGGGGCCTTGAAAGGTCTATAGATGAGAATTGTATGGATTGTGATGAGTCTTCACATGTTAATTTTATCCGCAAGTTTGTGCTTTCTGTCGATAGGGAAGTCATGCTCAGGCAGTTGACTTGCTTCGGAATCACTCGGCAACGCGTATATCCTGATTTGGATGGGCTGGGGCGCGAGCTAAGGCATCGGTTGATGGATATATAAATGGAGCGAATGATGAAAAGCTTTGTTCTTGTTTGTTCTTTCGCTTGGAGCACTTTTTCGGTGCAGGCGGTCGGGCAATTTACTACTGCTATGGAGCATTTTGAAAAGAAAGAATATCAAAAGGCTGAACTTATATTTAGGCAGGAGGCAACAAGCGATAATGTTGCTGCATATTATTATCTAGGTAAATGTTGTTCCGAAAGTGATCGTCTAGAGGAAGCTGTGAAATGGTATCAAAAGGGGGCAGAACTCAAGGATCCTGCGGCTCAAAATGGATTGGCGTGGTGTTATCAGAATGGATTGGGGGTGTATGTTGACCTTTCTGAAGCAATTAGACTGTACCGTCTCTCTGCGGAGCAGGATTTCCCAAAGGCAATGTCTAACCTTGGTTATTGCTACTCGAATGGAATAGGAGTTAAGGAAGATCATAAAATTGGTTTCGAATGGTTTAGTAAAGCTGCGGAAAAACACAATCCATATGCAGAATATGCTATCGGTTTTGCATATTTTTATGGACTAGGTGTGGAGGAAAATCGGGAGAAATGCGCTTAACCCCGATTTTCGGACCACCGGCTTAAGTGGAACCTGCGTCCTCAACATGGTACAAAAGGACGCATGGAAATGGGAAGAAAACGAAGAACATTCACGGACAAGTTCAAGGCCAAGGTGGCGATTGAGGCCATCAAGGGCGTGAAGACATTGGCGGAGCTGGCATCGGAATATCAGGTCCATCCGAACCAGATTTCGGATTGGAAGAAGCAGTTGCTTTCGAATGCGCCGGATCTTTTTGCATCGGGGAAAAAGAAGCAGGCTCAAACGGAAGAAGAGCTTACGGCTCCACTTTACGAAGAGATCGGGCGTCTGAAGATGGACGTGAAGTGGCTCGAAAAAAAGCTATGAGCCTGCCGCTTTCAACGCGCCGCAGCTGGGTGGAGCCCGGCACCGATTATTCGGTTCGGCGGCAGTGTAGGCTCGCAGGCGTCCCCAGATCGGGCTTCTACTACGACCCCGCCCCGGAAACGCCGGAGAACCTGCTTCTGATGCGTTTGATCGACGAGCAGTATCTCCGGCATCCGGAGTTCGGCTATCCACGCATGACGGACTGGTTGCGTGATCAAGACTATGATGTCAATCACAAGCGGGTCGCCCGCCTCATGCAGCTGATGGGGATTCAGGCCATCACGCCCGGTCCGCACACGAGCAAGCCCGCCCCGAGGCACAAGATCTACCCTTATTTGCTGCGCAATGTGGACATCGAACGGGTGAACCAGGTTTGGAGTACGGACATCACCTACATCCCGATGCGGCATGGATACATGTACCTGACCGCCGTAATCGACTGGTACAGCCGCTATGTGCTCGCCTGGGAGCTCTCAAGCACCATGGAGAGCACGTTCTGCGTTGATGCGCTGGAGCGTGCGCTGACGCAGGGGAATCCGGAGATATTCAACACCGACCAAGGAAGCCAGTTCACCTCGAACGCCTTCACCGGTGTCCTGTTAAACGAGAACATCACCATCAGCATGGACGGGCGAGGCCGGGCGTTGGACAACGTATTCATCGAACGACTGTGGTGGTCGGTGAAGTATGAGAAAATCTATCCCGCATGCTATGCCGACGGGCATGCGTTGCATCGGGGCCTTGACAGCTATTTTAAATATTACAACCACGAGAGGAAGCACAGCGCTCTGGACAAACGCACCCCCGCCGAGGTATTCATGGAAGGAGCAGTCAGAACATGATCGCAAGTGATGCCGTCGCTGCGCTCCGCCCTCGGCCCTCCGGGCCGCCCCTTCGGGGACGGGCTCCGCTCCGCGACGGCATCATGGAAGGGCGGCTCGTTGGCCGCCAGAACACGGAACAGGGAACCGCAGGTTCCACCTTAAGTTCACCGATCCGTGGTTTAAGATTGGGGGTAGGCGCAAAAGCATTTTTTTGGTATGAAAAGGCTGCGGCACAAAATTATGCCCAAGGACAGTATGGGTTGAGTGACTGTTATCTTTACGGTTATGGAGTTGAACAAAATTTAGCCGAAGGAGCAAGATTGCTACGCCTTTCTGCTGAGCAGGAGTTTGCTGAGGCGGAGGCGTCACTTGGTCATGCACTTTATTACGGAAACTTCGGTTTTAATAAAAATCCTGAAGAGGCTGTAAAATGGTTTTTATCTGCCGCCGACAAAGGAAATGCGGAAGCTTGCGATTGGTTGAGTACGGCATATCGAGAAGGGCTAGGGATTGAGCAAAATGTTCAAAAATCGCATGAGTGGCTTATAAAAGCGTTGGAACTGGAACCTGAACGTCCATCTCTCGCATATGATTTAGTCATGTACAGGATGCTGGCGGGGGATTACGAGTTAAGTGTGCCGGAGTTAACGTTTAAGCTACATAAACATTTTGCTGAGGTTGAATGTAAAGATTATGCCCAATTTCACCTCGCTTATTGTTATTTGGCTGGCAAGGGAGTAACACAAAACCATCCCGAAGCAGCACGGTGGTTTCAGAAAGCGGCAGATCAAGGGATTGCGGCTGCTCAGTTTAATCTTGGGCTTATGTCTTCTAAAGGAGGGGGACTCGTTAAGAATGAGCGTGATGCGGTAAAGTGGTATCGGTTGGCGGCGGAGCAGGGACATGTGGATGCACAGCTTAACTTAGGAGTATATTATTGGGATGGCAAAGGTGTACTTGAAGACTATGTTGAAGCCTATGCTTGGCTTGCTCTAGCCTCGATGAATGGCAGTTCTTTGGCTCAGAATAATAAAGAAATCTTGGGTCAGAAATTAAGCTTCTCTCAGATTGCTGCCGGACAGCAACGTGCAAAAGAACTTCAGGCTCTCATTGAACGGAAAAAAGCGATTGCTGAATCAGAATCGGACAAGCCTATTGAATCCGACATTGCCCCATCCGGTTTTGGCAGTGGCTTATTTGTCAAAGGTGGATATGTCCTGACCTGCTGGCATGTGGTGGAAGATGCGGAGCGGATTTCGGTTTCGCTGGAAGGTAAAGACCATCTTGCCTCGGTTGTTCAAAAGGATGCGGCCAACGATATTGCGGTTTTGAAGGTGGGTGATGTTTCCGGTGGAGCTGCATTAAATCTTACCGACGATGCGAAGCTGGGGGAAAAGGTATTTACGCTCGGTTATCCTCATCCGGATCTCCAAGGTTCGGACGTTAAATTCACAACGGGTTCGATCAGCAGTCTGACGGGAGTAGGAAACAGTCCGCTCTATTTCCAAATCAGCGCACCGTTGCAGTCGGGAAATTCCGGCAGTCCGCTTTTTGATGAAAAGGGAAATTTGGTTGGCATTGTCGCCGCCAAGCTCGATTCGTTAGCAACCCTTGCCCTGACGGGTGACCTTCCGCAAAACGTGAACTATGCCATCAAGGCTGACTATCTCGAACCACTGCTGAAAACTGTTCCGGGATTGGAAATCGAAAAAGAGAAAACCAAGGATGTGAACCTGTTGGAACTTATCGAGGAACTGAAGCAATCGGTTGTGATGATCAAGGTGTATTAGATGTTTAGGGCATTTCAGTTCATGAATTGGCATCCGGCTTTGCGTGGAGCAGGCGGGCCGCCTGCGATACGGTTGCCGTACCGCCCGAATCTTGCGGACTCCGCCGCCGCCACGATGGCGGCGATGCAAGTTGTACCGCAGGCGGCTCGCCTGCCCGTGCGCAAAGGAAACCATCGCGTTCAGCAGCGTGTGGAGTCCGGCGGACACGATATTCCCGCCGCTGCCATCGCCCGACGTTACACCCGTACCGTATCCAATTTTCTAAATGTGTTTATCCCGCTGTGCGACGCGACTTTCTGCTATGACAACTCGGCTCCGATTCCGATTTTGGCTTTTGAGCAACAAGATGAAGAGAGATTCGTTGTCGATCGGGAGCGGTATGAAACAATTTTAAGGAGTATCGATGAATAAACAAAAACCAAGCAAACAGGCGGAGGAAGCTCGTGTATGCATGGGAAAGGCCGTGCACGATGAGTTGGTAAAAAAAGCGAAGCTCGGGCAGGATGTCATCATCAACCGCAATGGCGAACCATACAAGATTCCAGCGGCGGAAGCCCTGCGCATCCAGGAAGAATCTCCCGAGTACAACGCCTAGCTATACGAATTACGCAATACGGAGTACGAACCATGAAACTGATCTATGAAAAATCATCGCCGGGGCGTCCCGGGGTGCAAATGTCCTCGATCAAAATTACGGCAAACGAGGAGATCCCCTCCAACTATCTGCGGAGCAAGCCGGCCGAGCTACCGGAGGTTTCGGAGGCCGAGGTGGTGCGCCACTTCACGGCGCTCTCCCGCCTGAACTTTTCGGTCGACACCCATTTTTATCCGCTGGGTTCGTGCACGATGAAATACAACCCGAAGGCGTGCGAGGCGGCGGCCAACCTACCGGAGTTGACCGAGGTGCATCCGCTCTGGCCGCAGCTGCGCGGCGGGGGACTGCTGACCCAGGGGTCGCTGGCCATCCTGTACAACACGGAACGCCTGCTCTCGGAGGCGACCGGCCTGGCCGAGTTCACGCTCCAGCCCATGGCCGGCGCGCATGGCGAGCTGACCGGCGTGATGATGATGGCCGCCTACCACAAGGATCGTGGCAACCCGGAAAAGGATCACATCATCATTCCCGACTCGGCACACGGAACCAATCCGGCCAGCGCCCAGGTGGCGGGCTACAAGGTGGTGACGGTGCCGTCCGATGAAAACGGCGTGATGGATTTCGACCTCTTCATGGCGGCCCTCAACGAAAAGACCGCCGGTGTGATGCTCACCAGCCCGAACACGCTCGGCGTGTTCAATCCGCGCATCAAGGACATCTGCGATGCCGTGCACGAGGTGGATGGGCTGATGTATTACGACGGCGCCAACTTCAACGCCATCATGGGGCGCTACAAGCCTGGCGACATGGGCTTCGACATCTGCCACCTCAACCTGCACAAGTCGTTCGCAACGCCCCATGGCGGGGGCGGCCCCGGTGCCGGCCCGGTCGGGGTGGTGGAAAAGCTGCGCCCGTTCCTGCCGATCTCCCGCGTCGAGAAAACCAAGGACGGCACCTATGCGCTGAACTACGACGAGCCCAAGAGCATCGGCTACATCGCCCCGTTCTACGGCAACTTTGGCATCATTGCCCGCGCCTATGCCTATATCCTGTCGCTCGGCCGCGACGGCATGCTGGGCACCAGCAACCGCGCCGTGCTCAACGCCAACTATCTGCAGGAAAAGCTCCGCCCGTTGTTCGGCGTCGAATACAAAGGCCGCTGCATGCACGAGTTTGTCTTTTCCGGCGAAGTCCTCAAGCAATACGGCCTGCATACCCTCGACCTCGCCAAGGGGATGATCGACCGCGGCATCCATCCGCCGACCGTCTATTTCCCTCTCAACGTTCCCGAGGCCATCATGGTGGAGCCGACCGAAAGCGAAGACCGCGATACGCTCGATCATTTCGTTGAAGTGATGGAGGAATTGTTCGAATTGGCAAAAACCAACCCCGAACAACTGCACCAAGCTCCGGTTTCCACCCCGGTTGGCCGGTTGGACGAGGTTAAAGCCGCCCGCGATATGCGCTTAAGTTATACGTGACAAACCTGATTCAAATGGTACTATTTTGAACGTTATTCGATCGGTATGGTCGTTAACCTCAGTTGGAAACAATAAACCTATAGGAGTCCCAACATGAAGAGAATGATGAGTATTGCCGCAATTGCGTTGATGATGGCCGGAACCGCTGCCTATGCCTGCGACAGCTGTGGCTGTTCCGCAAAAAAGGCAGATAAGAAAGCCGAATGTTCCGCCTGCACCAAAGGCAAGCAAGCCGATGCCAAGAAATGCGGCGCCGATTGCAAAAAGGCCTGCTGCGCCAAATCCGAGTGCGCTAAAAAGTAAACCGAAATTCGGTTTATCTGCAAAAGCCTCTCCGTTTGGAGGGGCTTTTTTGCGTATCGATTCTGTCGCCTTGCGCGTATGCCATACTTCCGCTTAAGTGGTCCCTATGCAAAAGGAAGTGCTTAAAAACAGATATTACGCCTTTCGCCATGGCGAGAGCCTGGCAAACGTGGAAGGGATCATCGTGAGTGATCCTGCCGTTGGAACCCTCAAGTATGGCCTTTCCGAGACGGGGCGGCGGCAGGTGCGCGAAAGCATTGGGAAGGCCGATGAATTCGATGACCAAACCTTGGTGGTTTCCTCCGACTTCAAGCGCACCGCCGAAACGGCCGAGATTGTCCGCGAAGTCCTGGGCGCCGCGCCGGTCGTGTTCGACACGCGGTTGCGCGAACGTTTTTTCGGAGGATGGGAAGGCGCCTCGCATGAAAACTATTCACAGGCCTGGAAAAAGGACGCCTACGATCCGGACCAGGTTTTCAACGGTGCGGAAAGCACCCGTTCGGTAAGGGAGCGCATGTGGGCGGTTGTCGAGGCGCTGGAGAAGGCCCATTCCAACCGTAAAATCATATTGGTCTCGCATGGCGATCCGTTGATGTTGCTGAACACGGCCTTCGAAGGAATGGATGCGCGGCGGCATCGCTCCCTTCCCTACTTCAAGACCGCCGGTTGGCGGCTGCTCAACCCATGAGTCGATCTCAGATCTTCAAACCTTTAAAGGTTTGAAATATATAAAGAAAATACTGACGTTTATCGCAATATACTGATATACACACCTTTAAAGGTGTGAAGTATGGCGGAATTACATCCAACGTTGTGGAGAACGTGCAGGGTCATCGCCAGTGAAACGCGTCTGCGGTTGCTTTGGTTGCTGTTTCGGTTTGGCGAAGTGTCGGTTGGCGAATTGGCCGCCTTGGTTTCCTTAAGCCAGCCGAACGCCAGTATTCAACTTCGGGCGCTTCAGTCCAGGGGATTGATTTGCTCCTGCAGGGATGGGCGCTTTGTTCGCTACTTTGCAGAGGCGAACCTTGCCGTGGAACATGCCTCGGATTTGCTTGAAGGATTGAGGTGTTGCCATGCGGATGGGATTTCGTTCGCGGCAATCATTAAAGATTCAACGGCATTCACCCATTCACGGCGCATTGACATTGTGCGTGCGCTTGCGCTGGAGAATGGCGGTATGCCGTTTGCTCGCTTGTCGGTTGTTGCACAGGTTCCTCCTGCATCGCTTTTACGGCATTTGAACAAGTTGGTTGATCGCAGGTGCGCAAAGATTCGCGGCGAAACGGTGTTGCCGGGAGAGCCGAAAAGTGATTTCGGGAGGTTGTTGCTACACATTGCCTGCGATGGTGTCAGCCTTTGATTTTGAGGGCCAGCATCGTCATGTCGTCGGACTGACGATTGTCGCCGGTGAAACCGAGCACTTCGGTGTGGATGTTTTCGAGGAGATCCGGCGCAGAGGCATTGGCCATCCTTTCCACGGCTTTGATCAGGTTTTCCGTTCCCCATTCGTCGCCGGCGCTGTTCATGGCTTCGGTTACGCCGTCGGTATAGCTGACCACCAGGTCGCCGGGCAGCAGGGAAATGTTGTGTGTTTCGATCACAGCCCCAAACGTTTGGTTATCCACGAGTCCGATCGCGATGCCGGAGGTTTCGACCTGTATGGCCTTGGGCTCGCCGCTGCGGATGATGATGGGCGCTTCGTGCCCGGCGCGGGCGTAGCTGAGTTGGTGGGTGTCGAGGTTGAGGACCATGTAGAGCATGCTGATGAACATGTCGTCGGCCAGGTTGCTGCTTAGTGTTTGGTTGAGGGAGCATAGCATGCTGGAGGGATCGTAGACATTCTCGGCGTTGATGCGCAGTACGCTGCGGCAGACGGCCATCATGAGGGCGCCGCCGATTCCCTTGCCGCTGACATCGGCGATGGCCAGGCCGATGTGCTTGTCGTCGATGTTGATGAAGTCGTAGTAGTCGCCGCCGATATCCATTGCCGGATGGTTGAATGCGGCCAATTCGACGGAGGGTAGGGCGGGTAGCTCCTGGGGCAGGAGGGAGTGCTGGATCTGCTGGGCAATCTGCATGCCGCGGTCGAGCTCCCGTTTTTCCTCGAGGGTTTCCTGCAGGCCGGCGTAGTGGATCGGAACGGAAGCCTGTGCCGCTAGCGCCTGCGCCAGGTTGAGGTCGGAAAGGGCGAATTGCTCGCCGTTGGTTCGGTTGACCAGCGTCATGACGCCGATGGTGTGGTTTCCGAACCGCATGGGTACGATAAGCAAGGTGCGGATGCGCAGGAACCCGACCGGGAGTTGCGGGACGCGGGAATCCATCTCGGCATCCTCCACCAGGATTGAGTTACCGAGGACAGCGGCTTCCCCGATCAGGCCCTTTCCAAGGGCTAGCGGGGTTTGCTGGACTAGTTTTTCGAGGTGGAGGGTGGCATCCTGGTCGAGATCGAGATGCTCGATGTTGACTTCGAAGGGGGGTGGAAAAACGCCGGAGATGGAGCGTGCTTCGAGCCGTGAGGTTTTGGTGTTGACCAGATGGACGGCGCCGGC is a genomic window containing:
- a CDS encoding FRG domain-containing protein translates to MNKPATKEISVHSLAEFVKHVCDVESDWNGNDWKICWFRGCGTNHSLLPSQYRPGYKNDVHDEESTFLEFKQQARGFLDRELNDWEMYFLMQHYGVPTRLLDWTSNCLVALFFALLTNEKDGDPCVWMLNPFLFNHHNAPIQEPYIMVPPNSVNERYSEKGQRQSLHWINHLHPLRFNQKQDSNGKDRNIERPIAISPPLLDRRVVAQSSFFTLHGGLERSIDENCMDCDESSHVNFIRKFVLSVDREVMLRQLTCFGITRQRVYPDLDGLGRELRHRLMDI
- a CDS encoding tetratricopeptide repeat protein — encoded protein: MERMMKSFVLVCSFAWSTFSVQAVGQFTTAMEHFEKKEYQKAELIFRQEATSDNVAAYYYLGKCCSESDRLEEAVKWYQKGAELKDPAAQNGLAWCYQNGLGVYVDLSEAIRLYRLSAEQDFPKAMSNLGYCYSNGIGVKEDHKIGFEWFSKAAEKHNPYAEYAIGFAYFYGLGVEENREKCA
- a CDS encoding IS3 family transposase (programmed frameshift), which codes for MGRKRRTFTDKFKAKVAIEAIKGVKTLAELASEYQVHPNQISDWKKQLLSNAPDLFASGKKKQAQTEEELTAPLYEEIGRLKMDVKWLKKAMSLPLSTRRSWVEPGTDYSVRRQCRLAGVPRSGFYYDPAPETPENLLLMRLIDEQYLRHPEFGYPRMTDWLRDQDYDVNHKRVARLMQLMGIQAITPGPHTSKPAPRHKIYPYLLRNVDIERVNQVWSTDITYIPMRHGYMYLTAVIDWYSRYVLAWELSSTMESTFCVDALERALTQGNPEIFNTDQGSQFTSNAFTGVLLNENITISMDGRGRALDNVFIERLWWSVKYEKIYPACYADGHALHRGLDSYFKYYNHERKHSALDKRTPAEVFMEGAVRT
- a CDS encoding tetratricopeptide repeat-containing serine protease family protein, producing the protein MIASDAVAALRPRPSGPPLRGRAPLRDGIMEGRLVGRQNTEQGTAGSTLSSPIRGLRLGVGAKAFFWYEKAAAQNYAQGQYGLSDCYLYGYGVEQNLAEGARLLRLSAEQEFAEAEASLGHALYYGNFGFNKNPEEAVKWFLSAADKGNAEACDWLSTAYREGLGIEQNVQKSHEWLIKALELEPERPSLAYDLVMYRMLAGDYELSVPELTFKLHKHFAEVECKDYAQFHLAYCYLAGKGVTQNHPEAARWFQKAADQGIAAAQFNLGLMSSKGGGLVKNERDAVKWYRLAAEQGHVDAQLNLGVYYWDGKGVLEDYVEAYAWLALASMNGSSLAQNNKEILGQKLSFSQIAAGQQRAKELQALIERKKAIAESESDKPIESDIAPSGFGSGLFVKGGYVLTCWHVVEDAERISVSLEGKDHLASVVQKDAANDIAVLKVGDVSGGAALNLTDDAKLGEKVFTLGYPHPDLQGSDVKFTTGSISSLTGVGNSPLYFQISAPLQSGNSGSPLFDEKGNLVGIVAAKLDSLATLALTGDLPQNVNYAIKADYLEPLLKTVPGLEIEKEKTKDVNLLELIEELKQSVVMIKVY
- the gcvPB gene encoding aminomethyl-transferring glycine dehydrogenase subunit GcvPB translates to MKLIYEKSSPGRPGVQMSSIKITANEEIPSNYLRSKPAELPEVSEAEVVRHFTALSRLNFSVDTHFYPLGSCTMKYNPKACEAAANLPELTEVHPLWPQLRGGGLLTQGSLAILYNTERLLSEATGLAEFTLQPMAGAHGELTGVMMMAAYHKDRGNPEKDHIIIPDSAHGTNPASAQVAGYKVVTVPSDENGVMDFDLFMAALNEKTAGVMLTSPNTLGVFNPRIKDICDAVHEVDGLMYYDGANFNAIMGRYKPGDMGFDICHLNLHKSFATPHGGGGPGAGPVGVVEKLRPFLPISRVEKTKDGTYALNYDEPKSIGYIAPFYGNFGIIARAYAYILSLGRDGMLGTSNRAVLNANYLQEKLRPLFGVEYKGRCMHEFVFSGEVLKQYGLHTLDLAKGMIDRGIHPPTVYFPLNVPEAIMVEPTESEDRDTLDHFVEVMEELFELAKTNPEQLHQAPVSTPVGRLDEVKAARDMRLSYT
- a CDS encoding histidine phosphatase family protein, whose translation is MQKEVLKNRYYAFRHGESLANVEGIIVSDPAVGTLKYGLSETGRRQVRESIGKADEFDDQTLVVSSDFKRTAETAEIVREVLGAAPVVFDTRLRERFFGGWEGASHENYSQAWKKDAYDPDQVFNGAESTRSVRERMWAVVEALEKAHSNRKIILVSHGDPLMLLNTAFEGMDARRHRSLPYFKTAGWRLLNP
- a CDS encoding metalloregulator ArsR/SmtB family transcription factor gives rise to the protein MAELHPTLWRTCRVIASETRLRLLWLLFRFGEVSVGELAALVSLSQPNASIQLRALQSRGLICSCRDGRFVRYFAEANLAVEHASDLLEGLRCCHADGISFAAIIKDSTAFTHSRRIDIVRALALENGGMPFARLSVVAQVPPASLLRHLNKLVDRRCAKIRGETVLPGEPKSDFGRLLLHIACDGVSL
- a CDS encoding PP2C family protein-serine/threonine phosphatase, with product MHGFLLWLTIFLDLLLPSIFGALLYISYRRRIKLRRERDILLQEKEAALGFVHNVGEVFADSDSVDMTSLLARVLHYAVRTCKASAGAVHLVNTKTSRLEARSISGVFPPPFEVNIEHLDLDQDATLHLEKLVQQTPLALGKGLIGEAAVLGNSILVEDAEMDSRVPQLPVGFLRIRTLLIVPMRFGNHTIGVMTLVNRTNGEQFALSDLNLAQALAAQASVPIHYAGLQETLEEKRELDRGMQIAQQIQHSLLPQELPALPSVELAAFNHPAMDIGGDYYDFINIDDKHIGLAIADVSGKGIGGALMMAVCRSVLRINAENVYDPSSMLCSLNQTLSSNLADDMFISMLYMVLNLDTHQLSYARAGHEAPIIIRSGEPKAIQVETSGIAIGLVDNQTFGAVIETHNISLLPGDLVVSYTDGVTEAMNSAGDEWGTENLIKAVERMANASAPDLLENIHTEVLGFTGDNRQSDDMTMLALKIKG